From a single Paraburkholderia sp. D15 genomic region:
- a CDS encoding bile acid:sodium symporter family protein: MARPKLLPDNFTLCLVGTVILASLLPVHGQAAVGFNWVTNVAVGLLFFLHGAKLSREAIIAGATHWRLHLVVLLSTFALFPLLGLALKPFLSPLVTPALYAGVLFLCTLPSTVQSSIAFTSIAKGNVPAAVCSASASSLLGIFITPALVSVVIANQNAGGSSPWHTVGNIVMQLLVPFLAGQLLRPVIGSWIERHRGVLKFVDQGSILLVVYGAFSEAVDEGLWHQIPLSALGGLLLINVVLLALALAVTIFASKRLGFNRADQITIIFCGSKKSLAAGVPMAKVIFSSHAVGAVVLPLMLFHQIQLMVCAALAQRWGARDTSGENRVPARDRSPAAVARR, from the coding sequence ATGGCTCGCCCGAAACTGCTTCCCGACAACTTCACCCTGTGCCTCGTCGGCACCGTGATCCTCGCCAGCCTGCTGCCCGTGCATGGGCAGGCCGCCGTCGGTTTCAACTGGGTGACGAACGTGGCGGTCGGCCTGCTGTTTTTCCTGCACGGCGCGAAGCTCTCACGCGAAGCGATTATTGCGGGCGCGACGCATTGGCGGCTTCATCTGGTCGTTCTGTTGAGCACGTTCGCGCTGTTTCCGCTGCTCGGCCTCGCGCTTAAGCCGTTCCTGTCGCCACTGGTCACGCCGGCGCTCTACGCAGGGGTCCTCTTCCTCTGCACGCTGCCGTCCACGGTGCAGTCGTCGATCGCGTTCACATCGATCGCCAAAGGCAACGTGCCGGCCGCCGTGTGTAGCGCGTCGGCCTCCAGCCTGCTCGGCATCTTCATCACGCCCGCGCTGGTCAGCGTCGTCATCGCCAATCAGAACGCGGGCGGCAGCTCGCCGTGGCACACGGTCGGCAATATCGTCATGCAGCTTCTCGTGCCGTTCCTCGCCGGGCAGTTGCTGCGGCCGGTTATCGGGAGCTGGATCGAACGTCATCGCGGCGTGCTGAAGTTCGTCGATCAGGGGTCGATTCTGCTGGTGGTGTACGGCGCCTTCAGCGAAGCGGTGGACGAAGGCTTGTGGCATCAGATTCCTCTGTCCGCACTCGGCGGGCTGCTGCTGATCAACGTGGTGCTGCTCGCGCTCGCGCTGGCGGTGACCATCTTCGCCAGCAAGCGGCTCGGCTTCAATCGCGCCGATCAGATCACCATCATCTTCTGCGGGTCGAAGAAAAGTCTCGCGGCCGGCGTGCCCATGGCCAAGGTGATCTTCTCCTCCCACGCGGTAGGCGCCGTGGTGCTGCCGCTGATGCTGTTCCACCAGATCCAGTTGATGGTGTGCGCCGCGCTCGCGCAGCGCTGGGGCGCACGCGACACCAGCGGCGAGAACCGCGTTCCCGCGCGCGACCGGTCCCCCGCCGCCGTAGCCCGGCGGTGA
- a CDS encoding LacI family DNA-binding transcriptional regulator, whose product MATTIRDIARAASVSIGTVSRALKNQPGLSEATRERVVEAARQLGYDAAQLRPRIRRLTFLLHRQHNNFAVSPFFSHVLHGVEDACRERGIVPSVLTAGPTEDVIQQMRLHAPDAVAIAGFVEPETLTTLVAMQRPLVLIDLWAPGLRSVNLDNVAGAMLAMRHLFEQQRKRIAFIGGSLAHFSIAQRALGYRRAFFEAGLLFDPSLEVTIDAGLDPDTGAARAMLQLLDAPGPRPDAVFAYNDAAALAALRACLARGLRVPEDIAIIGFDDIPAAAHASPPLSTLSVDKEALGRRGVELLLEDSPAELEVRLPVHLIARASTLVKKP is encoded by the coding sequence ATGGCCACAACCATCCGCGACATCGCCCGTGCGGCCAGCGTGTCGATCGGCACCGTGTCACGCGCGCTGAAAAACCAGCCGGGGCTTTCCGAGGCGACCCGCGAACGCGTCGTCGAGGCGGCGCGGCAACTCGGCTACGACGCCGCGCAATTGCGCCCGCGCATCCGCCGGCTCACCTTCCTGCTGCATCGTCAGCACAACAACTTCGCGGTCAGTCCGTTCTTTTCGCACGTGCTGCACGGCGTGGAAGACGCCTGCCGCGAGCGCGGCATCGTGCCCTCGGTGCTGACCGCCGGCCCCACCGAGGACGTGATCCAGCAGATGCGCCTGCACGCGCCCGACGCCGTGGCGATCGCCGGCTTCGTCGAGCCGGAAACGCTCACCACGCTGGTCGCGATGCAGCGCCCGCTGGTGCTGATCGACCTGTGGGCGCCGGGCCTGCGCTCGGTGAATCTCGACAACGTGGCCGGCGCGATGCTCGCGATGCGACACCTGTTCGAGCAGCAGCGCAAACGCATCGCGTTCATCGGCGGCTCGCTCGCGCACTTCAGCATCGCGCAGCGCGCGCTCGGCTACCGGCGCGCGTTTTTCGAAGCCGGGCTGCTGTTCGACCCGTCGCTGGAAGTGACCATCGACGCCGGCCTCGATCCCGACACCGGCGCCGCGCGCGCGATGCTGCAACTACTCGACGCGCCCGGCCCGCGTCCCGACGCGGTGTTCGCGTACAACGACGCCGCCGCGCTCGCCGCGCTACGCGCGTGCCTCGCGCGCGGCCTGCGGGTGCCCGAGGACATCGCCATCATCGGCTTCGACGACATTCCCGCCGCCGCGCATGCGTCGCCGCCGCTGTCCACCCTCTCGGTCGACAAGGAAGCGCTCGGCCGGCGCGGCGTCGAGCTGCTGCTCGAAGACTCGCCCGCCGAACTCGAAGTCCGCTTGCCCGTCCACCTCATTGCCCGTGCCAGTACTTTGGTGAAAAAGCCATGA
- a CDS encoding carbohydrate kinase, giving the protein MSEAIASNDFPVFVSAGDILTDLVRTGTSQWLSRPGGAGWNVARCVARLGLPTACAGSLGVDNFSDELWQASIAAGLDMRFMQRVTRPPLLAIVHQTHPPAYFFMGENGADLAFDPKQLPAGWSAQVKWAHFGCISLVRQPLGDTLAALAAGLRSQGVKISFDPNYRNLMEHGYEPTLRKMAALADLIKVSDEDLRLLFKTDDEAAALAQLQAMNPAATVLVTRGSETALLIDGAMVVEARPPRVEVADTVGAGDASIGGLLFSLMTAPQRAWPEHLAFALAAGAAACRHAGAHAPTLDEVVALL; this is encoded by the coding sequence ATGAGCGAAGCCATCGCAAGCAACGACTTTCCCGTGTTCGTCTCGGCCGGCGACATCCTCACCGACCTCGTGCGCACCGGCACCTCGCAATGGCTGTCGCGCCCGGGCGGCGCCGGCTGGAACGTGGCGCGCTGCGTCGCGCGGCTCGGTCTGCCGACCGCCTGCGCGGGCTCGCTCGGCGTCGACAATTTCTCCGACGAGCTGTGGCAGGCGAGCATCGCCGCCGGGCTCGACATGCGCTTCATGCAACGCGTGACGCGCCCGCCGCTGCTGGCCATCGTGCATCAGACGCATCCGCCCGCGTACTTCTTCATGGGCGAAAACGGCGCGGACCTCGCGTTCGATCCGAAGCAGTTGCCGGCCGGCTGGAGCGCGCAGGTGAAGTGGGCGCACTTCGGTTGCATCAGCCTCGTGCGCCAGCCGCTCGGCGATACGCTCGCCGCGCTCGCGGCCGGGCTGCGTTCGCAAGGCGTGAAGATCAGCTTCGATCCGAACTACCGCAATCTGATGGAACACGGCTACGAGCCGACCTTGCGCAAGATGGCCGCGCTCGCCGATCTGATCAAGGTATCGGACGAAGACTTGCGCCTGCTGTTCAAGACCGACGACGAAGCCGCCGCGCTCGCGCAATTGCAGGCCATGAACCCGGCCGCCACCGTGCTCGTCACGCGCGGCTCGGAAACCGCGCTGCTGATCGACGGGGCGATGGTGGTCGAGGCGCGTCCGCCGCGCGTGGAAGTGGCCGATACGGTCGGCGCGGGCGATGCATCGATCGGCGGTCTGCTGTTCAGTCTGATGACGGCGCCGCAGCGCGCGTGGCCCGAGCACCTGGCGTTCGCGCTGGCGGCCGGCGCGGCGGCGTGCCGGCATGCGGGTGCGCATGCGCCGACATTGGATGAAGTGGTCGCGCTGCTGTAG
- a CDS encoding ion channel gives MASEPSDRLAGLGEADTGADADTAARARRRVPRGSRELRLDDRVVITHSLPTPLWQDFYHRAVVARWPMFFVSLALLFLLLNTVFATLYMLGDAPIANQFPSGFGGAFFFSVETLATVGYGDMHPQTVYAHWIATLEIFVGMSSIALATGLIFARFSRPHAKVIFARYAVVRPIDGRMTLMVRSANARLNVIAEAHARLRILRKETTVEGFTLRRLYDLTLVRDQHPVFKLGWTLMHVIDENSPLFGETAESLKGSDTSLVLTLEGVDESTSQTMQARHMWNCELIRWHHRFVDILTEQDGVSHIDYSHFDEVVPLDAAPMTAASATHSAGAHDPAAAQTRP, from the coding sequence ATGGCCAGCGAACCCTCGGACCGACTTGCCGGCCTCGGCGAGGCCGACACCGGTGCCGACGCCGACACCGCCGCACGCGCGCGCCGCCGCGTTCCGCGCGGCAGCCGCGAACTGCGCCTCGACGATCGCGTGGTCATCACGCACAGCCTGCCGACGCCGCTGTGGCAGGACTTCTATCACCGTGCGGTGGTGGCGCGCTGGCCGATGTTCTTCGTGTCGCTCGCGCTGCTGTTCCTGCTGCTCAACACCGTCTTCGCGACGCTCTACATGCTCGGCGATGCGCCGATCGCCAATCAGTTTCCGTCCGGCTTCGGCGGCGCGTTTTTCTTCAGCGTCGAAACGCTCGCGACGGTCGGCTACGGCGACATGCATCCGCAGACCGTCTACGCGCACTGGATCGCGACGCTCGAAATCTTCGTCGGCATGTCGAGCATCGCGTTGGCGACCGGGCTGATCTTCGCGCGCTTCTCGCGCCCGCACGCCAAGGTGATTTTCGCGCGCTACGCGGTCGTGCGGCCGATCGACGGCCGCATGACGTTGATGGTCCGTTCCGCGAACGCGCGGCTGAACGTGATTGCCGAAGCGCACGCGCGGCTGCGCATCCTGCGCAAGGAAACCACCGTCGAAGGTTTCACGCTGCGGCGGCTCTACGACCTCACGCTGGTGCGCGATCAACACCCGGTGTTCAAGCTCGGCTGGACGCTGATGCACGTGATCGACGAGAACAGCCCGCTGTTCGGCGAAACCGCCGAGTCGCTGAAGGGCAGCGACACGTCGCTGGTGCTGACGCTGGAAGGCGTCGACGAATCGACGTCGCAGACCATGCAGGCGCGGCATATGTGGAACTGCGAGCTGATCCGCTGGCATCACCGCTTCGTCGATATCCTCACCGAGCAGGACGGCGTGAGCCACATCGACTATTCCCATTTCGACGAAGTGGTACCGCTCGACGCCGCGCCGATGACAGCCGCGAGCGCAACCCATAGCGCCGGCGCCCACGACCCCGCCGCCGCGCAAACCAGGCCGTAG
- a CDS encoding phosphodiesterase, with translation MHLRSPSRSAAPRIEELIARRDLSAVFQPIIDFEDGAILGYEGLIRGPAGTPLEAPFALFSQALAEGCAIALEQAAARTCIEAFAKLDVDGKLFLNFSAGAIRQLAEARDDTLALLRHRGVDPQRLVIELTEQSSIPDVASFLPVISTLRAAGAQFALDDYGTANASMNLWVRLQPDVVKIDRFFIHDIASDPLKFEAVRAMQHFASASGAQLVAEGIENEADLIVVRDMGINCGQGYFFGRPHAHPARKLSDDARDALRAGHIAVFPETTRAVSSASPSGGMASAKMLVPAPALPRHATNNDVLDLFNRLPDLHAVAVVENDQPVALINRRSFMDRYALPYHRELFGKRPCLQFANASPVVIEKSMTVEQMAQLLASDDQRYLADGFVITENGLYAGLGTGENLVRAVTEVRIEAARYANPLTFLPGNIPISSHIARLLGNDAGFHACYVDLNHFKPFNDQYGYWQGDEVLKFAAAVLAEVCDPTRDFLGHVGGDDFMILFQSDDWQARVLRAIHAFNEGAQRFYAPADRLAGGIHGEDRRGNPTFFGFVTMAIGGVHVEPAGGPSLYNSEEIASVAAVAKRRAKHEASGFVLIDADECVALLRGQAEAAHAPSAQFV, from the coding sequence ATGCATCTTCGTTCGCCCTCCCGATCCGCCGCGCCGCGCATCGAGGAATTGATCGCCAGGCGTGACTTGTCCGCAGTGTTCCAGCCGATCATCGATTTCGAAGACGGCGCGATCCTCGGTTACGAAGGTCTGATTCGCGGACCGGCCGGCACCCCGCTCGAAGCGCCGTTCGCGCTGTTCTCGCAAGCGCTCGCGGAAGGCTGCGCGATCGCGCTCGAACAGGCGGCCGCGCGCACCTGCATCGAGGCGTTCGCGAAGCTGGACGTCGACGGCAAGCTGTTCCTGAATTTCAGCGCGGGCGCGATACGCCAGTTGGCCGAAGCGCGCGACGACACGCTCGCGCTGCTGCGTCATCGCGGCGTCGATCCGCAGCGGCTCGTGATCGAGCTGACCGAGCAGAGTTCGATTCCGGACGTCGCCAGTTTCCTGCCGGTGATCTCGACGCTGCGCGCCGCCGGCGCGCAATTCGCGCTCGACGACTACGGCACCGCCAACGCCAGCATGAATCTGTGGGTGCGGCTGCAACCGGACGTGGTGAAGATCGACCGCTTCTTCATTCACGACATCGCGAGCGATCCGCTCAAGTTCGAGGCCGTGCGGGCGATGCAGCATTTCGCCAGCGCGAGCGGCGCGCAGCTGGTGGCCGAGGGCATCGAAAACGAAGCGGATCTGATCGTCGTGCGCGACATGGGGATCAATTGCGGCCAGGGTTATTTCTTCGGCCGGCCGCACGCGCACCCGGCGCGCAAGCTGAGCGACGACGCCCGCGACGCATTGCGCGCGGGCCACATCGCCGTGTTCCCCGAGACCACGCGCGCGGTGAGCAGCGCGTCGCCGTCGGGCGGCATGGCGTCGGCGAAAATGCTGGTGCCGGCGCCGGCGCTGCCGCGCCATGCGACCAACAACGACGTGCTCGACCTGTTCAACCGCCTGCCCGACCTGCACGCGGTCGCGGTGGTGGAAAACGACCAGCCGGTCGCGCTGATCAACCGCCGCAGCTTCATGGACCGCTACGCGCTGCCGTATCACCGCGAGCTGTTCGGCAAACGCCCGTGCCTGCAATTCGCCAACGCATCGCCGGTGGTGATCGAAAAATCGATGACGGTCGAACAGATGGCCCAGCTCCTCGCGAGCGACGACCAGCGCTATCTCGCCGACGGCTTCGTCATCACCGAAAACGGTCTGTACGCGGGGCTCGGCACCGGCGAGAACCTGGTGCGCGCGGTGACCGAAGTGCGCATCGAAGCGGCGCGCTACGCGAACCCGCTGACCTTCCTGCCGGGCAACATCCCGATCAGCTCGCACATCGCTCGCCTGCTCGGCAACGACGCGGGCTTTCACGCGTGCTACGTCGATCTGAACCACTTCAAGCCGTTCAACGATCAATACGGCTACTGGCAAGGCGACGAAGTGCTGAAGTTCGCCGCGGCGGTGCTCGCCGAAGTCTGCGACCCGACGCGCGATTTCCTCGGCCACGTCGGCGGCGACGATTTCATGATCCTGTTCCAGAGCGACGACTGGCAGGCGCGCGTGCTGCGCGCGATTCACGCGTTCAACGAGGGCGCGCAGCGTTTCTACGCGCCGGCGGACCGGCTCGCGGGCGGCATCCACGGCGAAGACCGGCGCGGCAATCCGACCTTCTTCGGCTTCGTGACGATGGCGATCGGCGGCGTGCACGTCGAGCCGGCCGGCGGGCCGTCGCTGTACAACAGCGAGGAAATCGCGTCGGTCGCGGCCGTGGCCAAGCGGCGCGCGAAACATGAGGCGAGCGGCTTCGTGCTGATCGATGCGGACGAATGCGTGGCCCTGCTACGCGGCCAGGCCGAAGCCGCCCACGCGCCGTCGGCACAGTTTGTTTAG
- a CDS encoding AGE family epimerase/isomerase — translation MTQSDPLHSANGAAVPAVDDFRSRDFLLSHVQDTLRFYAPNVFDPSGGFFHFFRDDGSIYDRTTRHLVSSCRYVFNYAMAYRQFGDPQHLEYARHGLRFLRDAHWDAQHEGYDWELEWRDGHKRTLDATRHCYGLAFVLLAYSHAAMAGIEEAKPMIAATFELMEHRFWDAAAGLYADEASAEWRVSSYRGQNANMHTTEALLAAHEATGHLVYLDRAERVASNITLRQAKLSQGLVWEHFHADWSVDWHYNEEDSSNIFRPWGFQPGHQTEWAKLLLILERFRPLPWLLPRAIELFDAAMTHAWDEDHGGLYYGFGPDGTVCDHDKYFWVQAETFATAALLGKRTGNERFWDWYDEIWRYSWAHFVDHKYGAWYRILTCDNRKYSDEKSPAGKTDYHTMGACYEVLAHALSDGAAAASESAEQTQ, via the coding sequence ATGACGCAATCCGACCCGCTTCACTCCGCCAACGGCGCCGCCGTGCCGGCCGTCGACGATTTCCGCAGCCGCGACTTCCTGCTCTCGCACGTGCAGGACACGCTGCGCTTCTATGCGCCGAACGTGTTCGACCCGAGCGGCGGCTTCTTCCATTTCTTCCGCGACGACGGTTCGATCTACGACCGCACCACGCGGCATCTGGTGAGCAGTTGCCGCTACGTGTTCAACTACGCGATGGCCTACCGCCAGTTCGGCGATCCGCAACATCTCGAATACGCGCGCCACGGTCTGCGCTTTCTGCGCGACGCGCATTGGGACGCGCAGCACGAAGGCTACGACTGGGAACTCGAATGGCGCGACGGCCACAAGCGCACGCTCGACGCCACCCGCCACTGCTACGGCCTCGCGTTCGTGCTGCTCGCGTACTCGCATGCGGCGATGGCCGGCATCGAGGAAGCGAAGCCGATGATCGCCGCGACCTTCGAGCTGATGGAACATCGCTTCTGGGACGCCGCCGCCGGTCTCTACGCCGACGAAGCATCAGCGGAATGGCGCGTTAGCTCGTACCGTGGCCAGAACGCCAACATGCACACCACCGAGGCGCTGCTCGCCGCGCACGAAGCGACCGGGCATCTGGTCTATCTCGATCGCGCGGAGCGGGTCGCGTCGAACATCACGCTGCGTCAGGCGAAGCTCTCGCAGGGCCTGGTGTGGGAACACTTTCACGCGGACTGGTCGGTCGACTGGCACTACAACGAGGAAGACAGTTCGAACATCTTCCGGCCGTGGGGTTTCCAGCCGGGCCATCAGACCGAATGGGCGAAGCTGCTGCTGATTCTCGAACGCTTCCGGCCGCTGCCGTGGCTATTGCCGCGCGCGATCGAACTGTTCGACGCCGCGATGACGCACGCGTGGGACGAAGATCACGGCGGCCTCTATTACGGCTTCGGGCCCGACGGCACCGTGTGCGACCACGACAAGTATTTCTGGGTGCAGGCCGAAACCTTCGCGACCGCCGCGCTGCTCGGCAAGCGCACCGGCAACGAACGTTTCTGGGACTGGTACGACGAGATCTGGCGCTATAGCTGGGCGCATTTCGTCGATCACAAGTACGGCGCGTGGTATCGCATTCTCACTTGCGACAACCGCAAGTACAGCGACGAGAAAAGCCCGGCCGGCAAGACCGACTATCACACCATGGGCGCGTGCTACGAAGTGCTGGCGCACGCGTTGTCCGACGGCGCGGCCGCCGCGTCCGAATCCGCGGAGCAGACACAATGA